Proteins encoded by one window of Dioscorea cayenensis subsp. rotundata cultivar TDr96_F1 unplaced genomic scaffold, TDr96_F1_v2_PseudoChromosome.rev07_lg8_w22 25.fasta BLBR01000114.1, whole genome shotgun sequence:
- the LOC120253540 gene encoding uncharacterized protein LOC120253540, whose translation MYDPVNEAANVNAVDNMGQYKKRGRTTLKELWELPPGEKVLVSANHLGQPVGAEAQLLSSFFGMVARSSQRIGLQYETWHKVPKKLKEELLNFIESRFVLEIPKDYVLKSLGKKWRDYKHDLKKRYFKREDGVRANKDKLPEGVIRWQWEELIDHWYSNKGEEAEKVGITSRKQQKYTHTSGSKSFARKEKEMEVNSGRKIGRFEFFKETHTKKDGSHVNAETQDIMEKATAKLAEHEVMGEDETMVETQILNQIIGKERHGRVRGLGLGPTPTSYYGSSSRSTTASVDHSECIERYKDIQDKFQKIEENHQRERDQYKVVIAFLQEKFPEASNLFPDIGVSTSQSQNQSTGPEIPEANIGGSSSRDQNQSHGSH comes from the exons ATGTACGACCCGGTTAATGAAGCGGCTAATGTAAATGCAG TTGATAACATGGGGCAATACAAAAAAAGAGGCCGCACAACTTTGAAGGAGTTATGGGAATTACCTCCGGGAGAAAAAGTTTTAGTTAGTGCTAATCATTTGGGACAACCTGTTGGGGCCGAGGCACAATTGCTATCATCATTTTTTGGTATGGTTGCTAGAAGTAGTCAGAGGATTGGCCTACAATATGAAACTtggcataaagtgccaaaaaAATTGAAGGAGGAATTATTAAACTTCATTGAG TCACGTTTTGTTCTCGAAATTCCAAAAGACTATGTGCTTAAGTCACTCGGaaagaaatggagagattacaaACATGATTTAAAGAAAAGATATTTCAAAAGAGAAGATGGAGTGCGGGCAAACAAGGACAAACTTCCAGAAGGTGTCATTAGATGGCAGTGGGAAGAGTTAATTGACCATTGGTATTCAAATAAAGGAGAG GAAGCAGAAAAAGTTGGGATTACATctagaaagcaacaaaaatacacacacacctCTGGTTCAAAAAGTTTtgcaaggaaagaaaaagaaatg gAGGTTAATAGTGGAAGAAAAATAGGACGTTTTGAGTTTTTTAAAGAAACTCATACAAAGAAGGATGGATCACATGTGAATGCTGAAACTCAAGACATTATG GAGAAAGCAACTGCAAAACTAGCTGAACATGAAGTAATGGGTGAGGATGAGACCATGGTtgaaactcaaattttgaatcaaataattGGAAAAGAACGACATGGCCGAGTAAGAGGACTTGGATTGGGTCCAACACCTACAAGTTACTATGGTTCAAGTAGCCGCAGCACCACAGCATCAGTTGACCATTCAGAGTGCATCGAGCGATACAAAGACATCCAAGATAAATTtcaaaagatagaagaaaatcATCAACGAGAACGTGATCAATACAAAGTTGTTATTGCTTTCTTGCAAGAGAAGTTTCCTGAAGCTAGTAACCTTTTCCCTGACATAGGTGTCTCAACTTCACAATCTCAG AATCAATCTACTGGACCTGAGATTCCTGAGGCTAATATAGGCGGTTCTAGTTCACGAGATCAg AATCAATCCCATGGATCTCACTGA
- the LOC120253541 gene encoding uncharacterized protein LOC120253541, whose protein sequence is MDKSWMSKSRLSQEYLDGVEGFLNFAFNNASEDNMILCPCVKCANVKWKTREVVLEHLICDGILQGYDYWFFHGECVPSSSNSVGAFTTSSSSTYLNQGVNSTPNAMGELLCDAFNMHEVVHDDVQCNTSEFNNLHDEGETHDGVSYEQPPLDAAKFYKLLEDMNEKLYDGSKHSRLYFCIRLFHLKCMCGMTGKGLDYLIEFLKEFFPAATIPTNSHESKKVIKDLGLGYEKIHACPNDCMLYCADREAQEACHVCGSSRWLSTDSSQSIDDDIEVVRKRPAKVLRYFPLIPRLQRIFMSSRTANDMTWHADGRRNDGRLRHPADAEAWKAFDARFPDFASDPRNIRLGLSSDGFNPFKVLSTSYSTWPVVLIPYNSPPGVGMKQSSFLLSMIIPGDKGPGNDIDIYLQPLMKELKQLWVGVQTYDASIRKNFQLRAALLWTINDFPAYANLSGWSTKGKFACPCCAAQTSSRWLSNGQKFCYMGHRRWLDHEHPYRFQKHLFDGTVELRGAPSSTTGSEILSMLNDAHYTYGKRMKQSLKKSKSDSDSRKRHRQVSNVEVDSDMEEIEEESHEAELWKKRSIFFDLPYWEHNLLRHNLDVMHIEKNVSENIIATLLNVEGKSKDNLKSGLDLVDMGIRRELHPEYLPNGRTRLPPASFFNDNKREGYVLPILEKH, encoded by the coding sequence atggataagagttggatgAGTAAGTCAAGATTAAGTCAAGAATATTTAGATGGAGTGGAAGGATTTCTTAATTTCGCATTTAATAACGCAAGTGAAGACAATATGATTCTCTGTCCTTGTGTAAAATGTGCGAATGTTAAATGGAAAACTCGTGAAGTAGTTCTTGAGCATTTAATATGTGACGGAATTCTTCAAGGGTACGATTATTGGTTCTTTCATGGAGAATGTGTTCCTTCTTCCTCTAATTCGGTTGGTGCATTTACAACTTCTTCAAGCTCTACATATCTTAATCAAGGTGTTAATAGTACGCCAAATGCCATGGGGGAGTTGTTATGTGACGCTTTCAACATGCATGAAGTTGTTCATGATGATGTTCAGTGTAATACATCCGAATTCAATAATTTGCATGATGAAGGTGAAACCCACGACGGGGTAAGTTATGAACAGCCTCCTCTAGACGCAGCTAAATTTTACAAGCTACTAGAAGATATGAATGAAAAACTTTATGATGGATCCAAGCATTCGaggttatatttttgtattcGTTTGTTCCATCTAAAATGTATGTGTGGGATGACTGGGAAAGGGCTTGATTACTTGATcgaatttttgaaagaattttttccaGCAGCTACTATTCCTACAAATAGTCATGAGTCTAAGAAAGTCATTAAAGATTTAGGCcttgggtatgaaaaaattcatgctTGCCCTAATGATTGCATGCTCTATTGTGCTGATAGAGAAGCCCAAGAAGCATGTCATGTGTGTGGTAGTTCTCGTTGGTTGTCAACTGATTCCAGTCAATCTATCGATGATGATATTGAGGTTGTTCGTAAGAGGCCAGCAAAAGTTTTACGATATTTCCCCCTCATTCCAAGGTTGCAGAGGATATTCATGTCGTCAAGGACTGCTAATGATATGACTTGGCATGCTGATGGTCGTAGAAATGATGGTCGTTTGAGACACCCTGCTGATGCTGAGGCATGGAAAGCGTTTGATGCAAGATTCCCAGATTTCGCATCTGATCCGCGCAATATTAGGCTGGGCTTATCATCTGATGGGTTTAACCCATTCAAAGTACTAAGTACTTCTTACAGTACTTGGCCGGTGGTGTTGATTCCTTACAATTCGCCACCGGGGGTTGGGATGAAACAATCTTCCTTTCTACTATCTATGATTATACCAGGAGATAAAGGTCCGGGAAATGACATCGATATCTACTTACAACCTCTGATGAAAGAGTTGAAACAATTATGGGTTGGTGTTCAGACATATGATGCATCAATAAGAAAGAATTTTCAGTTACGGGCTGCTTTATTGTGGACTATCAATGATTTCCCTGCTTATGCAAATTTATCCGGATGGAGCACTAAAGGGAAATTTGCTTGCCCTTGTTGTGCTGCTCAAACTTCTTCAAGATGGCTATCTAATGGGCAAAAGTTCTGCTACATGGGACATCGACGGTGGTTAGATCATGAACATCCATATAGGTTCCAAAAACACCTATTTGATGGTACTGTGGAGCTACGTGGAGCTCCTTCATCTACTACTGGATCTGAAATCTTATCAATGTTAAATGATGCACACTACACTTATGGAAAAAGAATGAAACAAagcttaaaaaaatcaaagagtgATAGTGACTCAAGGAAAAGACATAGGCAAGTGTCCAATGTTGAAGTCGATAGCGACATGGAAGAGATAGAGGAGGAATCACATGAAGCAGAATTGTGGAAGAAGAGAAGCATATTTTTTGACTTACCTTATTGGGAGCATAACCTACTTAGACATAACCTTGATGTGATGCACATCGAGAAGAATGTTTCCGAAAATATTATTGCAACACTCCTCAATGTTGAAGGGAAGTCAAAGGATAACTTAAAGTCCGGACTAGATTTGGTAGATATGGGAATTCGTCGTGAGCTTCATCCTGAGTATCTTCCCAATGGAAGGACAAGATTGCCACCTGCTTCatttttcaatgacaacaaaAGAGAAGGATATGTTTTGCCAATTCTTGAAAAACATTAA